One Anaerohalosphaeraceae bacterium DNA segment encodes these proteins:
- a CDS encoding cofactor-independent phosphoglycerate mutase yields the protein MTAKYAIIVPDGAADNPQEVLGGKTIFEAADIPNINKIARQGKQGIVHTVPKGMQPGSDVAMMSLLGYDPKTNYTGRAPIEAAAQEIPLEESDWVFRCNLVTTADERMVDHSAGHITTKEATALIQEFAKLVENPAVRFYPGVSYRHLCVISGQDFTKVTTYPPHDYLGQKLSKIMPKGKGADLLKELMAKSQQFFEDHPINKVRRDLKENPATTIWLWGQGRRAYLEKFQTKYGKTGAVITAVDLVRGLAKLVGFDLIHVPGATGYLDTNYAGKGEAAIEALDKYDLVLVHIEATDEAGHNGNPLQKKKALENIDKFIVGPVYEAIQTFEQWRILVMPDHPTPCDIRSHVGEPVPFAMAGTGIKNILDAPFSEPNSFESGFEIACGADLMEYFLKL from the coding sequence ATGACTGCCAAATACGCGATTATTGTTCCGGACGGGGCGGCGGACAACCCGCAGGAGGTTCTCGGAGGCAAAACGATTTTTGAAGCCGCCGACATCCCCAACATCAACAAAATTGCCCGACAAGGCAAACAGGGAATTGTCCACACTGTCCCCAAAGGAATGCAGCCCGGCAGCGATGTGGCGATGATGAGTCTGCTCGGATATGACCCGAAGACCAATTATACCGGGCGAGCTCCCATCGAAGCCGCCGCTCAGGAAATCCCGCTGGAGGAATCGGATTGGGTCTTTCGATGCAATCTGGTCACCACCGCGGACGAACGGATGGTGGACCACAGCGCCGGCCACATCACTACGAAAGAAGCAACCGCCCTGATTCAGGAATTTGCCAAACTGGTTGAAAATCCTGCCGTACGGTTCTATCCCGGTGTCAGTTATCGGCATTTGTGTGTCATCAGCGGACAGGATTTTACTAAGGTTACCACCTATCCCCCGCACGATTATCTGGGCCAGAAACTGAGCAAAATCATGCCCAAGGGAAAAGGGGCCGATTTGCTGAAGGAATTGATGGCCAAATCGCAGCAGTTTTTTGAAGACCATCCTATCAACAAGGTGCGGCGTGACCTGAAGGAAAACCCTGCTACAACCATCTGGCTGTGGGGTCAGGGACGGCGCGCTTATCTGGAAAAATTTCAGACAAAATACGGGAAGACGGGTGCTGTCATCACAGCCGTTGATTTGGTCCGCGGGCTGGCCAAACTCGTTGGATTCGACCTGATTCATGTCCCCGGAGCCACCGGCTATCTGGATACCAACTATGCAGGGAAAGGGGAGGCCGCCATCGAAGCCCTCGATAAGTACGACCTTGTGCTGGTTCACATCGAGGCCACCGATGAAGCCGGGCACAACGGCAATCCGCTTCAAAAAAAGAAAGCCCTCGAAAATATCGACAAGTTCATCGTCGGCCCTGTCTATGAAGCCATTCAGACTTTCGAACAGTGGCGCATCCTTGTAATGCCGGACCATCCGACCCCCTGCGACATCCGTTCGCACGTCGGAGAACCAGTCCCCTTCGCCATGGCCGGCACCGGTATTAAAAACATTCTCGATGCCCCGTTCAGCGAGCCGAACAGCTTTGAATCCGGCTTTGAAATCGCCTGCGGGGCGGACTTGATGGAATATTTTCTGAAGCTGTAG
- the mdh gene encoding malate dehydrogenase produces the protein MRAKITIVGAGNVGATAAFIAAGRNLGDIVLVDIVPGLAEGKALDMAQSAGVYPFTGRIRGTTDWDAAAGSDIVIITSGLPRKPGMSRDDLLFKNAEIVRSVTQQVVRTSPNAFIIVVCNPLDAMVYAAAAVSRFEHRRVMGMAGVLDSARFAAFIAQQLNVSVSQVCGILLGGHGDDMVPLPRYTTVGGVPLTELMDASTIQKLVERTRNGGIEIVNLLGTSAYYAPAAGAVRMAEAILRDEKALLCCCAYCEKEYGVGGAFVGVPAVLGARGVEKVMEFDLTEEEQKAFDASVARVKALVEKLKSVL, from the coding sequence GTGAGAGCGAAAATAACGATTGTCGGTGCGGGAAATGTGGGGGCGACGGCGGCGTTTATTGCGGCCGGCCGTAATTTGGGAGATATTGTTTTGGTGGACATTGTTCCCGGGCTGGCGGAAGGGAAGGCCCTCGATATGGCCCAATCGGCGGGGGTATATCCGTTTACGGGCCGTATCCGCGGAACAACCGATTGGGATGCGGCGGCCGGAAGCGATATTGTGATTATCACCAGCGGTCTGCCCCGCAAGCCGGGAATGAGCCGCGACGACCTTCTGTTCAAAAATGCCGAGATTGTCCGAAGTGTAACGCAGCAGGTTGTCCGCACCAGTCCGAATGCGTTCATAATTGTCGTGTGCAATCCGCTTGATGCAATGGTGTATGCGGCGGCTGCCGTAAGCCGATTTGAACACAGGCGGGTGATGGGGATGGCCGGGGTTCTTGATTCGGCCCGTTTTGCGGCTTTTATCGCCCAGCAGCTGAATGTCTCCGTCAGTCAGGTTTGCGGGATTCTGCTTGGCGGACACGGGGATGATATGGTGCCGCTGCCGCGCTATACAACGGTCGGGGGAGTGCCTTTGACGGAATTGATGGATGCCTCCACGATTCAGAAACTGGTTGAGCGGACACGGAACGGTGGGATTGAGATTGTTAATCTTCTGGGAACCAGTGCCTATTATGCCCCTGCGGCGGGGGCTGTCCGAATGGCGGAAGCCATTCTTCGGGATGAGAAAGCGCTGCTGTGCTGCTGTGCCTATTGTGAGAAGGAATATGGGGTGGGCGGGGCGTTTGTCGGTGTGCCGGCGGTGCTCGGAGCCAGGGGAGTCGAAAAGGTGATGGAGTTTGACCTGACCGAAGAGGAGCAGAAGGCGTTTGATGCCTCGGTTGCGCGGGTCAAAGCCCTTGTTGAAAAGCTTAAATCTGTTTTGTAG
- a CDS encoding flagellar basal body P-ring protein FlgI, which produces MRKVEISAQSRLVFTAAVILLFGCSPQPKPALPLEEPVDLNTTIGNLADIYQFNAIEVRGFGIAAGLNGTGSSECPPALRNELEKYIRQQLPTTGGLSPRQFIDSPNTAVVEITGTIPPLAEKKETFDLLVFPIDRSPTTSLDGGYVYTAPLKERSTFVRYDQYAKTFATAHGQLFRNKLDEENASNWYLLGGGVVENDAAVSLVLRKPSFTAVNAIRNRLNERFGANTAAAVSSSEISLTIPLRYRDQKERFLSIVQNLYLPEDEAAADRHIEGLLNKFKNETEKFNTETALEAAGRKVLSRLAPLLASEDPAIRFHAARCMLNLGDEQALPVMEAFCKDTNSPYCLDALETIGLTVRPRKSEPILLRAASSEVPAVRLAAYRQLERIQSPSISRNLVADSFVVDRVFCGGRPLIYIFRSEKPKIVLFGSPIHCKPDIFLQSDQTGVLLNATPSDRMIAVSRRHPARPRLIGPIYSNRELSALIRTLGESADTSSNPKKQPGLAIPYQDIILLLKQLTENKMVDADFLAGPMTQAGTFLQKAEQKTDNK; this is translated from the coding sequence ATGCGAAAAGTTGAAATTTCTGCTCAAAGCAGACTGGTGTTCACGGCGGCTGTCATCCTTCTTTTCGGGTGCAGCCCCCAGCCGAAACCTGCTTTACCCCTGGAAGAGCCGGTTGACTTAAATACGACTATTGGGAATCTGGCGGATATTTACCAGTTTAATGCCATTGAGGTTCGCGGATTCGGCATTGCAGCAGGGCTCAACGGCACGGGCTCTTCTGAATGTCCTCCGGCCTTGCGAAATGAACTGGAAAAATACATTCGCCAGCAGCTGCCCACAACAGGCGGCCTGAGTCCCCGTCAGTTTATCGACAGCCCCAATACTGCCGTTGTGGAAATCACCGGCACCATCCCGCCTCTGGCTGAAAAGAAAGAGACATTCGACCTTCTGGTTTTTCCAATCGACCGAAGCCCCACAACCTCTCTGGACGGCGGGTATGTTTACACAGCCCCGCTGAAAGAACGCAGCACTTTTGTTCGATACGACCAGTATGCCAAAACGTTTGCCACTGCTCACGGACAGCTGTTTCGAAACAAACTGGATGAGGAAAATGCTTCCAACTGGTATCTTTTGGGAGGCGGAGTTGTTGAAAATGATGCGGCCGTGTCTCTGGTGCTTCGCAAACCCTCCTTTACAGCTGTGAATGCCATCCGAAACCGACTCAATGAACGATTCGGGGCCAATACAGCAGCCGCTGTCTCGTCCTCCGAAATCTCCCTGACAATCCCGCTTCGTTATCGAGACCAGAAAGAACGCTTCCTTTCCATCGTTCAAAATCTGTATCTGCCGGAGGATGAAGCCGCCGCGGATCGGCACATCGAAGGGCTCCTGAATAAGTTCAAAAATGAGACCGAAAAATTCAATACAGAAACAGCCCTCGAGGCCGCCGGAAGAAAAGTCCTGAGCCGATTGGCCCCTCTGCTGGCCTCCGAAGACCCAGCCATCCGTTTCCATGCCGCCCGATGCATGCTCAATCTGGGGGACGAACAGGCCCTGCCGGTGATGGAAGCCTTCTGCAAAGACACAAACAGTCCCTACTGTCTGGACGCCCTTGAAACCATAGGACTGACCGTCCGTCCCCGCAAATCGGAACCAATTCTCCTCAGAGCCGCTTCCAGCGAGGTTCCGGCCGTCCGCTTAGCAGCTTATAGACAGTTAGAGCGGATTCAAAGCCCCTCTATTTCCCGCAACCTTGTCGCCGACAGTTTCGTTGTGGACAGGGTCTTCTGCGGCGGACGCCCGCTCATTTACATCTTTCGCTCAGAAAAACCCAAAATCGTTCTTTTCGGAAGTCCTATTCACTGCAAACCGGATATTTTCCTTCAATCTGACCAGACAGGTGTTCTTTTGAATGCTACACCATCGGACCGGATGATTGCGGTGTCGCGAAGGCATCCGGCACGTCCTCGACTGATTGGACCGATTTATTCCAACCGTGAACTGTCCGCCTTGATTCGTACACTTGGAGAAAGCGCTGACACCAGCAGCAATCCGAAAAAACAGCCGGGGCTGGCCATTCCTTATCAGGACATTATCCTTCTGCTCAAACAGTTGACAGAAAACAAAATGGTGGATGCAGACTTTTTGGCCGGCCCTATGACTCAGGCGGGTACTTTCCTGCAGAAAGCCGAGCAAAAGACCGATAATAAATAA
- a CDS encoding gamma-glutamylcyclotransferase family protein, whose protein sequence is MTVSEQQGSNLFVYGSLREPSIFESVCGLSFTLKPSRVQPGQTLFAELAILNGYRRVSPDNVYFYAIPEPAAKIEGFVIYNLPDEALREIDRYEGKLYERETVTVNTANGPVQAFAYLASPKSMKKKFGDRFHVNLIHELWLRRRIERFFETHTRPGEESMDADIERRARRELLGTTERDLVITHLGRAAVSDYALEQELSRPIPSIRHLYSNPAVKPYFENYIHLVVKQVLLNQFEWHLYHRFRFELNRLCPNRRYYTRILSILIALRMINTNVSVVNLVLRRCLETLPADGTYDLIDYVKYGVQAADNIFDARVARSEISRIRQNLQPGLVPMGAEMELSNLGYRAVAEHIENEDPVFDGFRYFSDFALDVLSWKLGGYIDNHSGEPEPGIRGFLELAPGRLNILGEVSKPATDDPWVLNQLIRETASFYPARPHSLHLSFQLRRYQLGKQTVLPLGFVQCLLAMGGGVRKEGNRIWISRMEHDEIIRYRPTEELVFAQTSRRRWRLDDPYLEDGRLASEPAYVQQYKFIRLDPQNNYEPLILALKGIQLSINPGDYLTAEQMAASPKLRQEYADLKAWAARPDPIDEKTKQAFLGAVYDGLMHERHRRPYHKQHYIEWAMEAINTQIQCFNELVEQTRSKASDETATKQI, encoded by the coding sequence ATGACTGTCTCCGAACAGCAAGGTTCCAATCTTTTCGTGTACGGCTCCCTCCGGGAACCTTCTATCTTTGAATCCGTCTGCGGCTTGAGTTTTACTCTCAAACCCTCCCGTGTTCAGCCCGGCCAGACCCTCTTTGCCGAACTGGCGATTCTGAACGGTTATCGGCGGGTCAGCCCCGACAATGTCTATTTCTATGCCATCCCTGAGCCGGCGGCCAAAATCGAAGGGTTTGTCATTTACAACCTGCCCGACGAGGCCCTGCGGGAAATCGACCGCTACGAAGGCAAACTCTACGAACGTGAAACCGTTACCGTCAATACCGCCAACGGCCCCGTCCAGGCCTTCGCCTACCTGGCCAGCCCGAAATCCATGAAGAAGAAGTTCGGCGACCGCTTCCATGTCAATCTCATTCACGAATTGTGGCTTCGAAGACGAATCGAACGGTTTTTTGAAACTCATACACGCCCAGGCGAAGAGTCGATGGACGCCGACATCGAGCGGCGGGCCCGTCGAGAACTGCTCGGTACAACGGAGCGGGACCTGGTCATCACCCATCTCGGGCGGGCCGCCGTCAGCGATTACGCCCTCGAACAGGAGCTCAGCCGTCCGATTCCTTCCATCCGGCATCTCTACAGCAATCCCGCTGTAAAACCCTATTTTGAAAACTACATCCACCTGGTCGTCAAACAAGTCCTGCTCAACCAATTCGAATGGCATCTCTACCATCGATTCCGGTTTGAACTGAACCGTCTCTGTCCCAATCGCCGCTACTATACCCGCATCCTGAGCATTTTGATTGCCCTCCGGATGATTAATACCAACGTCTCCGTCGTCAATCTTGTCCTGCGCCGCTGTCTGGAGACCCTGCCTGCCGACGGAACATATGATTTAATTGACTATGTGAAATACGGTGTACAGGCCGCGGACAACATCTTTGATGCCCGTGTCGCCCGAAGTGAAATCTCTCGAATCCGGCAGAATCTTCAGCCCGGACTGGTCCCGATGGGGGCAGAGATGGAATTAAGCAATCTCGGCTACCGCGCCGTAGCGGAGCACATCGAAAACGAAGACCCCGTTTTTGACGGCTTTCGCTATTTCTCCGATTTCGCACTCGATGTGCTTAGCTGGAAACTCGGCGGGTACATCGACAACCATTCCGGAGAACCTGAACCGGGCATTCGCGGTTTTCTCGAATTAGCCCCCGGGCGGCTCAACATCCTCGGAGAGGTCTCCAAACCTGCTACAGACGACCCATGGGTGCTCAATCAGCTGATTCGGGAGACCGCATCCTTCTATCCCGCCCGACCGCACAGTCTGCATCTGTCCTTTCAGCTGCGCCGCTATCAGCTTGGAAAACAGACCGTCCTGCCGCTGGGGTTTGTCCAATGCCTGCTGGCCATGGGCGGAGGCGTTCGCAAAGAAGGAAACCGGATATGGATATCCCGAATGGAACACGACGAAATCATTCGGTATCGCCCCACCGAGGAACTCGTCTTTGCCCAGACCAGCAGAAGACGATGGCGGCTGGATGACCCCTATCTCGAAGACGGCCGCCTCGCCTCGGAACCCGCCTATGTCCAACAGTACAAGTTCATCCGTCTGGACCCCCAAAACAATTATGAACCCCTGATTCTCGCCCTAAAAGGAATTCAGTTGTCGATAAACCCCGGAGACTATCTGACCGCTGAACAGATGGCCGCCAGTCCGAAACTCCGGCAGGAATATGCAGACCTTAAGGCGTGGGCAGCTCGGCCCGACCCCATCGACGAAAAAACCAAACAGGCCTTTCTGGGCGCTGTTTATGACGGCCTGATGCACGAACGCCACCGCCGCCCTTACCACAAGCAGCACTATATCGAATGGGCTATGGAGGCAATCAATACCCAGATTCAGTGCTTTAACGAACTGGTCGAACAGACCCGCAGTAAAGCATCCGACGAGACTGCTACAAAACAGATTTAA
- a CDS encoding glycine zipper 2TM domain-containing protein: MKRTLWVGLFAAGLFVSGCTSGEGHYRKDYDYSTIQKIAVVDVIGPVGGEAARNQIADFFAMELLKRGYSPIERAQVHVILKEQQFQASAITSDEDAAKAGRILNVPAVLIVNIPKFGDEIQMTVKMVNVEDGSILWLSSGKGKGSKTLGTIVGAAAGALIGYAVTGEDDKVIGAVAGGVAGGAAGNLLTPDQTEKMLQIIRKVCETMPPRQVRFQSIKN, encoded by the coding sequence ATGAAAAGGACTCTATGGGTCGGACTTTTCGCAGCGGGACTGTTTGTCAGCGGCTGCACAAGCGGAGAAGGACACTATCGAAAAGATTATGACTATTCCACTATCCAAAAAATTGCCGTTGTGGATGTCATCGGACCGGTCGGCGGGGAAGCCGCCCGCAATCAGATTGCCGACTTTTTCGCAATGGAATTACTGAAAAGGGGATATTCGCCGATTGAACGGGCCCAGGTCCACGTCATCCTGAAAGAACAGCAGTTTCAGGCCTCCGCCATCACCAGCGATGAGGATGCCGCCAAAGCCGGACGAATCCTGAATGTGCCGGCGGTTCTGATTGTCAACATTCCGAAATTCGGTGATGAAATCCAGATGACCGTCAAAATGGTCAACGTCGAAGACGGCAGCATCTTGTGGCTGTCCAGCGGCAAGGGCAAAGGCAGCAAAACCCTCGGGACCATTGTCGGTGCTGCCGCCGGTGCTCTGATTGGTTATGCTGTGACCGGTGAAGATGACAAAGTTATCGGGGCTGTAGCCGGGGGCGTGGCCGGCGGAGCAGCCGGAAACCTTCTGACACCCGACCAGACCGAAAAGATGCTCCAGATTATCCGAAAAGTCTGTGAAACGATGCCGCCCAGACAGGTCCGGTTTCAGTCTATAAAAAACTAA
- a CDS encoding MltA domain-containing protein, with product MRIRGWLLAVSGVLWAVLAVGGCKTARELEAPQYDRQLPPGQYALRKITDPAMIPDISLACYDTADLRKAIDHSLSYLSKPSSRQFFPQGEITHQMAVDSLRTMANLLDQGLRGKALERAILERFDFYQSVGCDDRGTVLFTGYYTPVFEGSLKADSRYRYPLYKQPEDLVKGPNGEILGRKMPNGAIVPYPSRREIEQSGMLKGQEIAWLADPFEVYIAHVQGSAILRLPDGKQITLGYAANNGHEYNSVAQEMIRDGVVPASGMSLKAMIDYFKANPDQIDKYIYRNPRYIFFRIEQGNPRGSLNEPVTPLRTIATDKSIYPRGCLAFLKTVLPRPAGTRTVKAPYTGFALDQDTGGAIRAPGRCDVYMGVGDQAGQMAGQVYEEGQLYYLFVKQTSVPQPTPPILPVKN from the coding sequence ATGAGGATTCGCGGATGGCTTTTGGCGGTATCTGGGGTGTTATGGGCGGTTTTGGCAGTAGGCGGATGTAAAACGGCACGGGAACTGGAGGCCCCCCAGTATGACCGGCAGCTGCCGCCCGGGCAGTATGCTCTTCGGAAGATTACGGACCCGGCGATGATCCCGGACATCAGTCTGGCTTGCTATGACACGGCGGATTTGCGAAAGGCAATTGATCACAGTCTAAGCTATTTGTCAAAGCCTTCCAGCCGGCAATTCTTCCCGCAGGGGGAGATTACCCACCAAATGGCGGTGGATTCCTTAAGGACGATGGCTAATCTGCTGGACCAGGGGCTTCGAGGCAAAGCGCTGGAAAGGGCAATTCTGGAGCGGTTTGATTTCTACCAGTCCGTCGGATGTGACGACAGGGGAACGGTGCTATTCACAGGGTACTACACGCCGGTTTTTGAGGGCTCGCTGAAAGCGGATTCGCGGTATCGCTATCCGCTTTACAAACAGCCGGAGGATTTGGTGAAGGGGCCCAACGGAGAAATTCTTGGGCGGAAGATGCCGAACGGGGCGATTGTTCCGTATCCGTCCCGGCGTGAGATTGAGCAGAGCGGAATGCTGAAAGGGCAGGAGATTGCCTGGCTGGCGGACCCGTTTGAGGTGTATATTGCCCATGTTCAGGGGTCGGCCATTCTGCGGCTGCCGGACGGCAAGCAGATTACGCTCGGTTATGCGGCCAACAACGGGCATGAGTACAACAGTGTGGCTCAGGAAATGATTCGGGACGGCGTGGTGCCGGCGTCCGGAATGAGTCTGAAAGCGATGATTGATTATTTCAAGGCCAATCCGGACCAGATAGACAAATATATCTATCGCAATCCCCGGTATATCTTTTTCCGGATAGAGCAGGGCAACCCCCGCGGAAGTCTCAATGAGCCGGTGACGCCGCTTCGGACGATCGCGACGGATAAGTCGATTTATCCTCGCGGGTGTCTGGCCTTTTTGAAGACGGTTCTGCCGCGTCCGGCAGGCACACGGACAGTCAAAGCCCCTTATACCGGTTTTGCTCTGGACCAGGACACAGGCGGTGCGATTCGGGCGCCCGGACGGTGTGATGTGTATATGGGAGTCGGCGATCAGGCCGGACAGATGGCCGGACAGGTTTATGAGGAAGGTCAGCTGTATTATTTGTTTGTCAAGCAAACATCTGTTCCGCAGCCGACGCCTCCTATTTTGCCTGTGAAAAATTAA
- a CDS encoding homoserine dehydrogenase, which translates to MEETKLRVGLIGFGTVGTGVAKLILEEADAIAARTGVRLELACVIDKDTTTPRRVSLPAGLLTDNLDRLLNDPTIDVGVELVGGTTAAREIHHRLLKAGKHIVTANKALLAEYGEELYTAAVQANRCIGFEASCCGGIPIILALRTGLAANRILGLYGIFNGTCNYILSKMTQSGSDFKTVLAEAQARGYAEADPTLDINGTDTAHKLAILAGLAFERRIAMTDIYVEGIERIEIEDIRNAREMGYVIKLLAIGEQNGDGSLSLRVHPSLIHEDTPLAAVSGPFNAVSIHGHAVGRTMFYGRGAGMMATASAVVADLIEIGLGSTQRLFRSIPMISGKQKNIPIKPIDDIECRFYIRLMAKDEPGVVAKYGRILANHKISIRGAIQHEGRGPDNTVPVVITTHPTLERNMFNALDELSRLKVISGRPVCIRIVDIPEDSE; encoded by the coding sequence ATGGAAGAAACCAAACTTCGAGTAGGACTCATCGGCTTCGGAACCGTGGGAACAGGGGTCGCCAAACTGATTCTCGAAGAAGCCGACGCCATTGCCGCCCGAACCGGGGTCCGGCTGGAACTGGCCTGCGTTATCGACAAGGACACAACCACGCCCCGGCGGGTTTCGCTGCCCGCAGGGCTTCTTACCGACAATCTGGACCGTCTTTTGAATGACCCGACTATTGACGTCGGCGTCGAACTGGTTGGAGGCACAACCGCCGCTCGGGAAATCCACCATCGCCTGCTTAAGGCCGGCAAACATATCGTAACCGCCAACAAAGCCCTCCTGGCTGAATACGGCGAAGAACTGTACACCGCCGCCGTCCAGGCAAACCGCTGCATCGGGTTTGAAGCCAGCTGCTGCGGGGGAATCCCGATTATTCTGGCTTTGCGGACCGGCCTGGCCGCCAACCGCATTCTGGGGCTGTACGGCATCTTCAACGGAACCTGCAATTACATCCTCAGCAAAATGACCCAAAGCGGGTCCGATTTCAAAACGGTCCTGGCCGAAGCCCAGGCCAGGGGCTATGCAGAAGCCGATCCGACCCTCGACATCAACGGGACCGACACAGCCCATAAATTGGCCATTCTGGCCGGCCTGGCCTTCGAACGCAGAATCGCCATGACGGATATTTACGTCGAAGGCATCGAGCGAATCGAAATCGAGGATATTCGAAACGCCCGTGAAATGGGCTATGTCATTAAGCTGCTGGCCATCGGTGAGCAGAACGGCGACGGCTCCCTGTCCCTCCGCGTGCATCCGTCGCTGATACACGAGGACACCCCTCTGGCGGCTGTTTCTGGCCCCTTCAACGCCGTCAGCATTCACGGACACGCCGTCGGGCGGACGATGTTCTATGGACGCGGGGCCGGAATGATGGCCACCGCCAGCGCCGTCGTCGCCGATTTAATCGAAATCGGCCTGGGCAGCACCCAGCGACTCTTCCGGTCTATTCCCATGATATCCGGAAAACAGAAAAACATCCCCATCAAACCCATTGATGACATTGAATGCCGGTTTTACATCCGGCTGATGGCCAAGGATGAGCCCGGCGTGGTAGCCAAATACGGACGGATTCTGGCCAACCACAAAATCAGCATCCGCGGCGCTATTCAGCACGAAGGACGAGGGCCCGACAATACCGTGCCGGTTGTCATCACCACCCATCCCACTCTCGAGCGAAATATGTTCAACGCACTGGATGAACTGAGCCGCCTGAAAGTCATCAGCGGACGTCCCGTATGCATCCGCATTGTCGATATTCCGGAGGACTCGGAATGA